TCCCGAATCAGGAAGCGAACTCTGCAGTTGATCGACGATCGAAAGCATATGCATCGCGGTCATTGATCGGCCCTCCGCTGATGATCGATCGTCGGATGATCGCGAATCGCATCCTCACCGTTGTCGTATTCGTGTTTCTCGCTGTTCCAGAAGTCCATCGAGAGGACGAACAGTTCGACCGTCGTGAGTCGATGTGCGGACCACCCCGGTACCTTCTGGACGAACTCCGTCTGAAGGCTCCGACATCGGTTCTCGAGTTTCTCGAACATGGCCGCACGGATCTCTGCGTCGGCCATATCGTTCCGACGAGTCACGAACGGATTGACGAGAAAACCGACCACCGGAAACGAGGTGAGCTTCTCTGCAGGAGATTGTTCGTCCTGATAGCGGTCGTAGACTTCGAACGGATCGACTTGAACACCGATGAAGTATCGGATCTGCTGAGTTCCCTCGAGCTCTCGAGGACGTTGTTCGCGATATTCCTCGAGCAACTCCCTGAAAACCGGATTCTGCTTGACATCACTGTCGGTGAGCCGTCCGTCAATTCGATCGATCAGCTTTGCGACCGGAAACGGGCGAGTCGTCGCGTGGAACGTGAGAGTGAAATCGAGTTCTTTGTTCGCGAACTCCTCCCCGAGACGCTGTATCTGTGCCCAGTCACCGGACATCGCGAAGTCCATGTTTCCGGGATCGATCTCGAGGTACGCTTCCATCGTGCCATCCGAACGTTCGATCGCACCCGTACCGGGCCACGCACGCCTGATATTCGTGAGATCCTGCGTTCGCTCGTCCGGTTTGAACGGCGTATAATTCACGAGCCCACCATCGGTACTCGACTCAGTGGACTCAGTCGTCGCCGCTGTACTGTACGTGAATCGGGGACGTTTGCAGTAGTAGCGATAGATATCTCCCAGCCACGTCGAGGCTGGCAGATGACTCGGCGACGAGTAGACGATTGCACCACCGGCGATGACTCCCAAGAGAACAAACGGTACGATTGCACCATCGAGCCCAGTGAACCCACCAACGAGGAGACCTGCTATCGGAAATCCAAGCAGGACATAGACGTCGCCTTCCTCGATATTGAGTAGCGAGATTCGATTTTCTTCGCCCAGTTCATCCATGATTCGACGGCCAGCTGCATCTCTTTTGTGTGACATTCAGTAGTACCCCGGATCGTTCTCAGTTCGACGGTACACCGGGATACCGTCCTGGCCATACGCGTCTGTCGCAACGTTATCGTGGTCGGTTCGTCCTCCAGTACTGCCGCTCGAGTCCTCTGATTGGGATGAGCCGCTACTCTGACGCATCTTCGAGACAGCAGAATAGCCGACAGCCGCTTTCGGTCCCCACGTCGCGGTTGTCGCTGCAGCAGCCGGACCAGCAACGACTCCAGCGCCGACTGCAGCACCTGCAGTCACTCCGACCCTTGTCGTTGCGCCGATTATGCTTGCCGTCATCGGACTCGCATACGCAAACGACTTCCAGACGATGACGATCGAAAGCAGTGGCAATGTTACCGCGAGAAGGTAGCTCAGGAACGAGCTGTCCGGAATAAGTGCGGAGTCCGTTCCCTCCCTGAACAGGAGCTCATAGCCCTTGAACAGTAGCGCCACCGGAATCGGCATGATCGCAAGCGGCACGAACTTCATACAGACCGTTCTCGAGATCCGCGAAACGACGGGAAGATTGCCATATGCCAAAGCCAGCCCTATCGGCATCGCGTAAATCAGGATATACAACATGATATCGCGAAGGAAAAAGAGGGCTTGAAGGATCCACATCGCCGTGGCACCAACTCCCGTAAGGAAAAGCGCAAGGAGTGGATTCGGAATGGTTGTCAGAAGCAAGTCAGCCATATCGTCAGTAACTGTTGATATATCTGGCAGGAGCGCAATCGTGAATCCATCAACTATGTAAAGAACCAGAACGGCGAGCCAGTACCAGGTTACAATTAGAAACGCACCTGTCCAAGCGCTGCGTTTCGCTTTTCGAGTCTCGTATATACTGCCGATATTGAATATTCGAATCGTGTGCCGTCCCTGAATACAGGTCACAAGTAGTAACAACGCAACAAGCATGATATCGCCAGCAACGAGACTGCTATGGATCTGCTCCCATGGCACGTTCGATGGCTGTCCGAACACGAATGCACCATTCGTTTCCGGGGTTGGTGTCCCAAAAATTTGAGCTGTGATCGTGTCATATCCATCTACCAACCCGTCCTGAAACCAACCAATGATCTTGTCAATTGCGTCTTCGAACCACTTGCTCCCGATATCGGAGAATGACCACGTCAACATTATGATAACTCCTCGATTTCGACATCACAATCATCAGAGTCTGTCTCAAGATAGTGGATCATATACTCGAGAGCGAGATTCTCTTCATCGTGGGCCGCGAAGAGACGGACAGTGAACCGTCCGTTTCGTCCAACCGAGTTGCACTTCGATCGCGTACTTGCTGGTGAGAAGGGTCTTGTACTGCTATAGAGGAGAACAGTCTCGCCAGCAGGGATCGGTATTAATTCAGCATTCGCTTCAAACTCATCCTCCGGATCGTAGATCCCACTCTTCCCGACTTCATCATAGCTTTCGTGCGTCGGAAAGGGAACATCTCCTTCAAATCGTAACGCGGTAGCCGCAGTTGGGCCAGTTCCCCGGTTCGCCACAGAAAGGATCGCCTCTGCTTCCGTTTCGGAATCACTTGCTCCATCATACATTGCTTCGGGGTGGTCTCGCCCCAACCTGAGTTCCGAAATCTCGAGTTCTGGCTCGAGCGTAATCGACGTCGTCTCGACCGTCTGTCCGTCGGAGAGTCCAATGAGTTCGTACTCGCCAGGTGGATAGTCCGTCCCGACCTTGACCATCGTGCGGGACACCCCCGATCCAATCGTTCGGCGAGCGAACAGTTCGCCGGAGGGGGCAACTACGTTCAACTGATCAACCGCGTCTCGCTCGAGTTCGATCACCAGATCGAGATCGACCATTTCACTGCTATGGATGATCTCCCCACCGGAGTCAGCTGTTGGCTCGGTCTCTCCAGAATTACTCACCGTTGAACAACCGGCGAGGCTGGTGCTGATTCCAGTAAGAAGGCTTCCGAGGACGATGCGTCTGTGTGGGGTATATTGCGTATCTGTCATAGTGTTTCTCTGATTTTCAAGAAGGATCCGATCCGCTTCGCAGCGTTCAGTGCGACTGCGAAGGGAATTGCATATCGAACGAAATCGACCAGAAGCGTAAACCAGCCCGTCGGGGTCGCTAGTGGGTGCCACGTTTCGGTCGCTGTATCACCGACATACGCCGGGCTATGCGATCGCCACGAGCCCGGGTGGTACTCTGCCGTGTAGATTCCCGGTTGGTCGATTGTGATCTCCGCAACGCCGTCCGCATTGGTCCGTACTCGCTGATCATCGATCGTAATGTATCCCTCGCGGGAATCATGGCCGATCACTGAGAATCGAGGATCATCGAACGGACTCTCGAGCATGATTGGCGATCCCGTTTCGGCATCGCGAAGCGTGATCGCGACCGTCACCGCGGTCGCGTTCGAATCGACGATCTCGACGGAGAGGTTACTCTCACGGATCTCGCGCTCTGATCCCCCGTCGGGTTCGACGATATCTGCGGAGACGCCACGAACGATTCCCTCGACAGTGACGGCATCCGGATCGATGATATCGTGGCGAAGGGCGAGTCCGTACGATCGCGTGTATGTATCGGAGACCACATCGACGTCGACGTTCTCGTGGATCGATGGCTCCGGGGACGTACTCTCAGTTCCCCAGACCTCGAGAATCTCCGGGCCATCCCGGATGGGCTCTGTGCGCGGCCCCAACTCAGATGGATACGCATGGACGTATACCGGCAGTGCATCGGAGTCAACAGTCTCTCGGCCCCTCTGTGTTGCGTGGGTGAGTTCGTCCCAGTCAGTCTCTCGAGCGGTGTAATATCGCCACACGCCACGGACCTTCGCTTCGCCATCGTCCGACAGCGTGTATCCGTGCCACGGCTGGGCTTGATAGATCGCAACGCCGCTGTCGCCGTTGGGATACGACGCATGATAGATCGATGTCCGCAGCTCATAGATTTCGACTTCGAGGTCCTGGGAGACGGTCACTCGGTCGGTACTCACCTCCGTCTCGTTGCCAACCCTGCTCTTGACTCGAGCACTGATGTCCGCCTCGAGCGTTAGCGTCGCCGACCCACCTCGGTCGAACTCGTAGTCGAAGGTCGGTGTCTGTGTCCCCCCGATGGTGTCGACGACATCACCATCGCGCAGGAGTCGGATTTCGTCGATTCCGTGGGTTTGGATCGACGAGTTGTTTTCGAGGCGGATGCGATAATCGACGAGTCCACGGAGTTCGCCTTCTGGTGCGATGTAGTGAACCGTCTCAGTCGCGTCCAGATGCGCTCTCGTCGACGGATGAATCGCAAACGTCGTCACGTGGGCGTCGGCGATGAGTGTAGAATCCGTGATCGTCGCGTGCTCAGGATAAATGGAGGTTCTCGCATTGCCTCCATCGAGCGATTCGTAGTCGGATGCTGTCCACCGCTCGGCCGTGTCAGGGGGCGTTTTGAACGTGATGTCCGTACAGTTGCCGAGTTCCTGCATCACGGTCCGCTCTTCGCCGTATCGCTCCTCGTACTCGGCGTTACTTATGCACGCATTCGGTGCGTTCGACCACAGCGTTGCTGTCTCGTTTTCGCCCAATCCGTGTTCGTCGGTGTCCATCTGGACCGAAGCGTCGGCGCTAACGATTCCGGTACCGCTGAGGGCAACGACGATTCCGACGGCCGCAAGGAGGTGTGTCCCTCCGAGTAGCCGTCCCTCGAATCGCATCAGGGCCTCCGACTCGAGAAGACACTTTCGCGGAGCAGCATCACCATGGAATGAAGTTGACGCACTCGGCTAACGGAAGCCCCATCGTAGAGCCGGCAACCGTATACAGCGGTCCGAGGACCAGCAAGATGACCGCGGATTTCATCGCTGTCCGCTTGTGCATCTTTAGATCCTTCTTCTGCTCGAGGTTCATCGTGAACATTTCGACGAGCGAGTCGACTTGCCAGACGACGACCAGACCCATGAGGCCGATCGCGGTCGTGATCTGAAAGAAGCCGGAGATCATTCCGGGTAACCCTTCAGCGTCGCAAACGACGTTGTCCTGTGCGACGACCGGGTCGACAGCGATAACTGTCAATAGTGCAAGGGCCCCAAGACCAGTGCGTACGACTCGAGGGAATAGTTTGGGTGATTCGCCCGTCTCTTCTGAGTGGATTGAAATCGCGGGTTTCGAATACATTGGTATGCTTTTCGATCGAAAGACGTCTTTCAGGGAATCTACCGTATAGATTCACAGGAACTTTTTCGATCGTCAAACTCAGTCCCCCGTTGCCAACTATATAAATTTCGTATATATTATACTAGGAAATATAGAAAAGGAGTGTGAAAATATCGGATGCATATAGGAGTCTAATACGTGTCCAAACACCACACTCTCAATCGATATCTAGGACAACCACATCGTTCACACGGCAATACGGGCACCGATCTCGGTCGCTTTCGAGCGTCGTCCCACAGTTTCGACACTCGAAGATTGTTGTAGTGGCTCGTCTGGGACGGTCGTAGAGCCATTCGAGAACGTTCAGCGTCATTCGAGCCCTCGGCGACCAGTTCGAACACAGTTCCAGCAGGGAAACGAGTCTCCGGTCTCGGGGCAATCACAGTCTTCTCCCGACGCCACGTTTTCGGAGTCCGTTTGCGGATCGGAGTGATCCGTCTTCCCGCGGGATTCGATTGTCTGTCCACCGTCGGTAGCGAGTTGCTGGTGAGTGACCGCCTGGACAATTGGCCGGCGAATCGCAACTGCTACTCGGTGTTTGCATGCTCCCTCGTAGTGTTCGTCTGCAGGACACTCACACGCTGTTGGAATCCCGTTCGTGACGGTAACAACGTACTCGTGTTCGTCTGGTTTTGCGTGACTGCCGTTTTTGACGAGAACGCCCGTCGATGTGAGCGTGTATTCGAACGCTTCGTACTGTGCTCGTTTCGCCGTCCGGCGTGTAAACTCGAGTTTTGAGAGTGGGTTTGTCGACATTCAATTTTCACGCGAGGCCTGAGTGGCCCCGCGCCCTGCAGGGGCACATAAAAACGGGCGCTTGCTAGTGTGACACAGCAGAGTTCTTCGGTGAACGCTTGCTGTGCTTCCGTTAGAAGTGATTGAACCTCATATAGTCAGATTAGCGACTTTCTTCTGAGAATCTCGTCGTCGATATTCTCGGTGAAACTGTTCCACTTACTGCAAAGCGCGTTGTGGAAACAGGAAGCCCTACCCTCAAGGAGCGAACCGCGTCAGCGGTGAGCGAGTAGGGTGGGGAAGAAGTCACTGAACATGAAAATCGACCAGTCTCGACCTAATCGTCGATCTGATTCGGCAACTACTGTTCAGGCTGGGGACGTCTCGCTGTCTAAAGATGATCTGCAGAAAGGACTCCCGTATCCACGAGGACCGTCATCCGTAGAGGATCTCGTCGATATCGTCTTCGTCGGTTTCGACACCAGAACTGAACCGGTTTCGACCCATCGCCTCTTTCTCCGCCTCCGAGAGCGGAACCGTCGTATCTCGGAACGAGTCAATCACCTCGTCATGTGATTCGTACGCATTGTTAATGAGCTGTGTGAGTAATTCTTGTTCTGTGATGTTCGTCCCCGTCCGGAGTCGGATTTCGGCTTGAAGTTCCTCGAGGCGTGATTTCGTCCTCTCATCCACCTCCACTGCTGTCGTCATACTCGTCAGTTAGATCCGAAATTAAGTGAAATCATCTACTCTTAGCTTTTCATAAGTTATCGAGTGACTTTCAAACACCAATGCGGAATACAGAGCTCAATCAATTCTCAGAAGCGGTATCTCTTTCGTGTTAACCAACAATCTGTCCAAATAGAATGATGTTGGTTAATTCATTCTCCAAGAAGAACATTGACCTACTGGGAGGTCTCTTCTATCAGGATATCGGAATTGACTCGTAGTCGCATTGATGCTCACGTGTCGGATTGTCGTCTGAGCGAGTGTAGTCTATGCTGATTGCCTACAACACCAACCGACAGACACACGTGTAAAGTCTGATTAGTTGCGGCGAAGGAACAGTTAGGGAAATGATGGGACTGAGAGACTTTTTCAGCGATTGGGTACCATATAATTCGTTTGAATGCCAAATTATTAGTGTAGCGGCGACCAAGGGTTTCCAATGAGCGACCGGCCATCAATGTGGTCCGACGAGATGAATGCTGCAGATCGCGTGAGGCACGTGGCAGTAACCCGAACTACACCACGGAACGCAGGCTGGATTGCTGAGGAAGCAGGTGTTTCAAGAGACACTGCTGTCAAATATCTTGAACGGATGGCCGACCAAGGCGAACTTGTGGTCGTAGAAACAGCTGACGGAACGTGTTACAAACCAGACGACGTCACTCAGTTTCTTCGTGAAGTCCGGACACTTGCCGAAGAAGAGTCGGTAAACGATCTTACTGCGGAACTGCAGGCGATCGGTAACGAAATCGATTCGTGGAAATCGACCTACAATGTTGAGTCGCTCGAAGAACTTCGCCAGAGCATTGGAAGCAACGATCTCTCACCCGACGATCGAAGTGAACGCCTCGATATAATCGAGGAGTGGGAGTACAACGTTCAGATTCGCGAAGCGCTTCAGCTCGCAATCAGTCTCCAAAGTTCACTCACGAAGCTCGATACAGATTCACGGATCGAACATCTCAACTCGGGAACGCTCCCGCAAGAAGGCTAAGACGAACGCATGGTGATATTTCTTGCAGGCGGCCGGGGTTTCACCCGGCGCGAAGGACTTCGTCGTCTCAAAGAACGCCTCGAAAAGGAACCTGGGTTCTCAGATGTCCAGTACCGACCATCTCGGCTTCGTCCTCGATCCATCACTGCTAACGTTGACCCAGATATGTTTCTCGGAGAATCATTTCCCCGAAAAGAGGCTACCTTCGAAGTGATGTGGCGGCCACGGGCCGGTATCGATGTCCAGCGTGTTCAGTGGGCGGATGACGAGGTCAGTCTCGGATGGCACAAAGATGGCGATCATGAAGATCTTGGAACAACTCATTTCCAAATTGATACTGAGAATGAATTAGTCCACGAACCGGGAAATCTTGAGGCCGAAGCACCATTGAGCTTTTTAGAGGCATGTCTCCATCGATTGCCCAAGAAACTCGATGAAACAATTGCAAAGTGAGTTCTGTCGATCCCGATCGGACGTAGCATTCTAACCAATTCACTCGCTGAACAGTTTATTTCTCAAACTAGCTCAACTAGTGTTGCTCCAATCATAATAAGACGAGTCGATATAAGTTCAACATCATTATTTCACAGAAATCCTACGACTGACGTCGTGGGAGTAGTCACGTAGCCCTCGAAGATTGAAGCGACACTAGACAAGGACCATTAAGGGCATCTGTCCGCTGCCCAGTTGGGCGCAATCCAGATGGGGACCCCTCCCGAAGACTGCCATATATTCTCAAAAGGTATTGCCAGGCCCAGCGACTCGCACTTCGGACTTCGTGGCGAGGACGCGAAACTCTCCGACTGAGAATCTGACCTCGAGGTCATCGCTCGCCGAGTCGACGAGTTGCTTGAGCGCTTCGATATCGATCACTCGGTGCAGTTGGTACGCGTCATGGTCGAGTCCTTGCTCTTCGAGCACGTCGACGATCTCGAGGAGGAGACTTCGATCACTCATCCTCACTCACCTCACCGACAACGTCGATAATCCTCTCCGCTGTCGAACTGATCCGATTGAGACGTTCGAAGATGGCCTCCGGCTCGTCGCCTTGCCACGCAGCGAGATAGAACGCAGAGCCGCTCGTATCGAGCCCGAAGTACCGTCCAACAATGTAGCCGACCGCTTCGGACTCGAGTTCTCGTTTTGAACGGTCAGTCTCGTCCCCACGATCACTGTGCAACAGTGCGTGGGCGTACTC
This portion of the Natrinema salinisoli genome encodes:
- a CDS encoding HalOD1 output domain-containing protein: MSDRSLLLEIVDVLEEQGLDHDAYQLHRVIDIEALKQLVDSASDDLEVRFSVGEFRVLATKSEVRVAGPGNTF
- a CDS encoding DUF7342 family protein — encoded protein: MSDRPSMWSDEMNAADRVRHVAVTRTTPRNAGWIAEEAGVSRDTAVKYLERMADQGELVVVETADGTCYKPDDVTQFLREVRTLAEEESVNDLTAELQAIGNEIDSWKSTYNVESLEELRQSIGSNDLSPDDRSERLDIIEEWEYNVQIREALQLAISLQSSLTKLDTDSRIEHLNSGTLPQEG
- a CDS encoding SWIM zinc finger family protein, which translates into the protein MSTNPLSKLEFTRRTAKRAQYEAFEYTLTSTGVLVKNGSHAKPDEHEYVVTVTNGIPTACECPADEHYEGACKHRVAVAIRRPIVQAVTHQQLATDGGQTIESRGKTDHSDPQTDSENVASGEDCDCPETGDSFPCWNCVRTGRRGLE